One segment of Stomatobaculum sp. F0698 DNA contains the following:
- the fusA gene encoding elongation factor G: MAHIDAGKTTLTERILYFTGVNYKLGETYEGTATMDYMAQERERGITITSAATTCHWTLQERAKVKPGALEHRINIIDTPGHVDFTIEVERSLRVLDGAVGVFDSKGGVEPQSENVWRQADTYKVPRIAFINKMDIMGSNFFMTVDQIEHRLGKNPVCIQLPIGKESDFKGIIDLMEMQAYIYNDNKGEDISIVDIPEDLKDEADEWHQKMVEQICDLDEELMEKYLEGEEPSVDELKKALRKGTCSNEAVPVCCGTAHFNKGVQKLLDAVIEYMPSPLDIPAIKGWTLDGEEDERKASDDEPFSALAFKIISDPFVGRLAFFRVYSGTLNTGSYVLNSSKEKKERVGRILQMHADKRMELDKVFSGDIAAAVGFKATSTGDTICDEQHPIILESLDIPKPVIDIAIEPKTKAGQTKMIDALQKLAEEDPTFHATTNAETGQTIISGMGELHLEIIVDRLLREFNVEANVGAPQVAYKETFTKAVDVESKYVKQSGGKGQYGHCKVKFEPMDANSEKTYEFVNAVTGGAIPKEYIGPIDEGIQEAAKSGILGGYPVLGVKATVYDGSYHEVDSSEMAFHIAGSLAFKDAMNKGGAVLLEPIMKVEVTIPEDYMGFVVGDINSRRGRVEGFEDISGGKMIKAFVPLSEMFGYSTDLRSGTQGRGNYSMFFEKYEQVPKNIADKVLNDKK; this comes from the coding sequence ATGGCTCACATCGATGCCGGTAAAACGACACTGACAGAGCGTATCCTCTATTTCACAGGCGTCAACTATAAGCTCGGCGAGACCTATGAAGGTACCGCTACCATGGACTACATGGCACAGGAGAGAGAGCGCGGTATCACGATTACCTCCGCTGCGACGACCTGCCATTGGACCCTGCAGGAGAGAGCGAAGGTGAAGCCGGGTGCCCTCGAGCACCGCATCAACATCATCGACACCCCCGGACACGTCGATTTCACGATTGAGGTTGAGAGATCTCTCCGTGTCCTGGACGGCGCAGTCGGTGTCTTCGACTCCAAGGGCGGTGTTGAGCCCCAGTCGGAGAATGTTTGGCGCCAGGCGGATACCTACAAGGTTCCGCGTATCGCATTCATCAACAAGATGGATATCATGGGATCCAACTTCTTCATGACGGTCGATCAGATTGAGCATCGCCTGGGCAAGAACCCGGTCTGCATTCAGCTCCCGATCGGTAAGGAGAGCGATTTCAAGGGCATCATCGACCTGATGGAAATGCAGGCTTACATCTACAACGACAACAAGGGTGAGGATATCTCCATTGTTGACATTCCGGAAGATTTGAAGGACGAGGCGGACGAGTGGCACCAGAAGATGGTGGAGCAGATCTGTGACCTCGACGAAGAGCTGATGGAGAAGTACCTTGAGGGCGAGGAGCCGTCCGTTGACGAGCTCAAGAAGGCGCTCCGCAAGGGAACCTGCTCGAACGAGGCTGTTCCGGTCTGCTGCGGAACCGCTCACTTCAACAAGGGTGTGCAGAAGCTCCTTGACGCTGTCATCGAGTACATGCCCTCCCCGCTGGACATCCCGGCTATCAAAGGCTGGACGCTGGACGGCGAGGAAGACGAGCGCAAGGCTTCGGATGACGAGCCGTTCTCCGCACTCGCATTCAAGATTATTTCCGACCCGTTTGTCGGCCGTCTTGCATTCTTCCGTGTCTACTCGGGCACGCTGAATACCGGTTCCTACGTCCTCAACTCCTCCAAGGAGAAGAAGGAGCGTGTCGGCCGTATTCTGCAGATGCACGCAGACAAGAGAATGGAGCTCGACAAGGTCTTCTCCGGCGATATCGCGGCTGCGGTCGGCTTCAAGGCGACCTCGACCGGTGACACGATCTGCGATGAGCAGCATCCGATCATCCTCGAGTCCCTGGATATTCCGAAGCCGGTTATCGACATCGCAATCGAGCCGAAAACCAAGGCGGGCCAGACCAAGATGATCGACGCGCTGCAGAAGCTCGCGGAGGAGGATCCGACCTTCCACGCAACGACCAACGCGGAGACCGGTCAGACCATCATCTCCGGAATGGGCGAGCTGCACCTCGAGATCATTGTCGACCGTCTGCTTCGCGAGTTCAACGTCGAGGCAAATGTCGGCGCTCCGCAGGTTGCTTACAAGGAGACCTTCACCAAGGCAGTGGATGTCGAGTCCAAGTATGTCAAGCAGTCCGGCGGTAAGGGTCAGTACGGACATTGTAAGGTTAAGTTCGAGCCGATGGATGCGAACTCCGAGAAGACCTACGAGTTTGTCAACGCCGTGACCGGCGGTGCAATCCCGAAGGAGTACATCGGGCCGATCGACGAGGGTATCCAGGAAGCTGCAAAGAGCGGTATTCTCGGCGGCTACCCGGTGCTCGGTGTCAAGGCAACCGTTTACGACGGTTCCTACCACGAGGTCGACTCCTCGGAGATGGCCTTCCACATCGCAGGCTCCCTCGCATTCAAGGATGCGATGAACAAGGGCGGCGCAGTGCTGCTTGAGCCGATCATGAAGGTCGAGGTCACGATCCCGGAGGATTACATGGGCTTCGTCGTCGGCGACATCAACTCCCGTCGCGGTCGCGTCGAGGGCTTTGAGGATATCTCCGGCGGTAAGATGATCAAGGCATTCGTTCCGCTTTCCGAGATGTTCGGTTATTCCACGGATCTCCGTTCCGGTACCCAGGGCCGCGGTAACTACTCGATGTTCTTCGAGAAGTACGAGCAGGTTCCGAAGAACATCGCAGACAAGGTGCTCAACGACAAGAAGTGA
- the rpsG gene encoding 30S ribosomal protein S7, with protein sequence MPRKGQTRKRTVPADPVYSNVVVTKLVNQIMLDGKKGVAQKIVYGAFERIREKTGKEPVEVFETAMNNIMPVLEVKAKRIGGATYQVPIEVKPERRQALALRWLTSFSRARGEKTQEERLAGELMDAANNTGSAVKRKEDMHKMAEANKAFAHYRF encoded by the coding sequence GTGCCACGTAAAGGACAGACCAGAAAGAGAACTGTTCCGGCAGATCCGGTTTACAGCAACGTTGTTGTGACCAAGTTGGTCAACCAGATCATGCTGGACGGCAAGAAGGGCGTCGCACAGAAGATTGTGTACGGCGCATTTGAGCGCATTCGCGAGAAGACCGGAAAAGAGCCGGTCGAGGTGTTCGAGACCGCAATGAACAACATCATGCCGGTCCTCGAGGTCAAGGCGAAGAGAATCGGCGGCGCAACCTACCAGGTGCCGATCGAGGTTAAGCCGGAGAGAAGACAGGCGCTTGCGCTTCGTTGGCTCACGAGCTTTTCCCGCGCGCGCGGTGAGAAGACGCAGGAAGAGCGTCTTGCAGGCGAGCTGATGGATGCTGCAAACAACACCGGCTCCGCTGTTAAGAGAAAAGAAGATATGCACAAGATGGCAGAGGCAAACAAGGCTTTTGCTCACTACAGATTTTAA
- a CDS encoding GH25 family lysozyme, with translation MQRTVKRLSAAALSATLLFSLCLSAYGANKLTRQSKGTYRLFDGSATIDGVRHRGVDVSHWQGDIDWQKAAADDVDFVMLGTRYKGDTDPKFRENADNAVKAGVKLGAYIYSYATTPEEAAKEADFILKLVKDYPISYPIAFDAENEKTLGALSKDQMTEIVHTFCKKISDAGYYPILYANDYWLQNKLDMNALSQYPVWVAAYERMPKYDRYVMWQGTDSGSVAGVQGNVDIDLQFVDFSDKIPADSWKKFDGVWYYYQNYRMQKNALIFDGKASYYMQDDGTVFTGGFKEVDGAKRYFEPTNGKMRIGWQQIDGEWYHFSESGALQIGWFSDGDKFYYAAPDGTMQTGWLDDSGSLYYLNKDGSMQTRWLMLAGNWYFLGDDGVMEKGRQTVDSLNYYFGADGVMQTGWLKLDGKWYFLGQSGVMKTGWVQDSGKWYYFDANGVMQNGWQKIGGSWYYLNGSGAMKTGWVQDSGKWYYFDANGIMQNGWQKIGGSWYYLNGSGAMKTGWIQPDGNWYYLGSDGVMRSGVTDVGGTLYALGGNGVLLTDTEIDYGEKHWRVGADGAMTEVPKNAPASGNNESAEQLTVSAGAKIGKAPKTESRAVLSAPAEETQAELKVPTEEVPALNVSAPSRRASVGHAPGE, from the coding sequence ATGCAGAGAACGGTCAAACGGCTCTCGGCCGCAGCGCTGAGCGCTACCCTGCTCTTTTCTCTCTGCCTGAGCGCCTACGGCGCAAATAAGCTGACCCGCCAGTCGAAGGGCACTTACCGTCTCTTTGACGGAAGTGCCACGATTGACGGCGTTAGACACCGCGGTGTGGATGTGAGTCACTGGCAGGGCGATATCGACTGGCAGAAAGCAGCCGCGGACGATGTGGACTTCGTGATGCTCGGCACCCGCTACAAAGGGGACACCGACCCGAAGTTCCGCGAGAACGCGGACAACGCCGTCAAGGCAGGCGTCAAACTGGGCGCCTACATTTACTCCTATGCGACCACACCCGAGGAGGCGGCAAAGGAGGCGGACTTCATCCTGAAGCTCGTCAAGGACTATCCCATCTCCTATCCGATTGCCTTCGACGCGGAAAATGAAAAAACGCTCGGTGCTCTCTCGAAAGATCAGATGACCGAGATTGTCCACACTTTTTGCAAGAAGATCAGCGATGCGGGCTACTACCCCATACTCTACGCGAACGACTACTGGTTGCAGAACAAGCTTGACATGAACGCCCTCTCGCAGTACCCGGTCTGGGTCGCCGCCTACGAGCGCATGCCGAAGTACGACCGCTATGTGATGTGGCAGGGCACGGACTCCGGCAGTGTGGCGGGCGTGCAGGGCAATGTGGACATTGACCTCCAGTTCGTGGACTTCTCGGATAAAATTCCGGCGGACAGCTGGAAGAAATTCGACGGTGTCTGGTACTACTATCAGAACTACCGCATGCAAAAGAACGCGCTGATATTTGACGGCAAGGCCTCCTACTATATGCAGGACGACGGCACCGTGTTCACCGGCGGTTTTAAAGAGGTCGATGGTGCCAAGCGCTATTTTGAGCCTACAAACGGCAAGATGCGCATCGGCTGGCAGCAGATTGACGGCGAGTGGTATCACTTCTCCGAAAGCGGCGCGCTTCAAATCGGCTGGTTCTCCGACGGCGACAAGTTCTACTACGCAGCTCCGGACGGCACGATGCAGACCGGATGGCTTGATGATAGCGGCAGCCTCTACTACCTCAATAAGGACGGTTCGATGCAGACCCGCTGGCTCATGCTCGCGGGCAACTGGTACTTCCTCGGCGACGACGGCGTCATGGAAAAAGGCCGGCAGACAGTCGATTCGCTCAACTACTACTTCGGCGCGGACGGCGTCATGCAGACCGGCTGGCTGAAGCTAGACGGCAAGTGGTACTTCCTCGGACAGAGCGGTGTCATGAAGACCGGCTGGGTACAGGACAGCGGCAAGTGGTACTACTTCGATGCGAACGGTGTCATGCAGAACGGCTGGCAGAAAATCGGCGGCAGCTGGTACTACTTAAACGGCAGCGGCGCCATGAAGACCGGTTGGGTGCAGGACAGCGGCAAGTGGTATTACTTTGACGCGAACGGCATCATGCAAAACGGCTGGCAGAAAATCGGCGGCAGCTGGTACTACTTAAACGGCAGCGGCGCCATGAAGACCGGCTGGATACAGCCGGACGGCAACTGGTACTACCTGGGCAGCGACGGCGTGATGCGGAGCGGCGTCACAGATGTTGGCGGAACGCTCTACGCGCTCGGCGGCAACGGCGTCCTGCTTACCGACACCGAAATCGACTACGGCGAAAAGCACTGGAGAGTCGGCGCGGACGGCGCAATGACGGAAGTACCCAAGAACGCACCCGCAAGCGGAAACAACGAAAGCGCGGAACAGCTCACCGTCTCCGCAGGCGCAAAGATCGGCAAAGCGCCCAAGACGGAGAGCCGCGCCGTACTTTCCGCCCCCGCGGAAGAAACGCAGGCAGAACTCAAGGTTCCGACCGAAGAAGTTCCCGCGCTCAATGTGAGTGCTCCTTCGCGGCGTGCCAGCGTGGGGCACGCGCCCGGGGAATAA
- a CDS encoding type II toxin-antitoxin system HicB family antitoxin: MDLSALMAQCACLKGQGGRGSGIRFFHERSGRILAFDEPHPEMNCTRTRLSWCDNFFGKSESTQRIKQMMEYKGYHAEIKYSDEDRLFVGQVVGVSDTLAFHGASVSELEEMFHQSIDNYLELCREFGKTPEKEYKGRFNVRIPAALHRTAVLCAKQREMSLNDFVTRALEEECAKLTAGA; this comes from the coding sequence ATGGACTTGAGTGCATTGATGGCTCAGTGCGCTTGTCTCAAAGGGCAGGGAGGAAGAGGCTCGGGAATCCGCTTTTTTCATGAAAGGAGCGGAAGAATTTTGGCATTTGATGAACCGCATCCGGAAATGAATTGTACCCGTACCAGATTAAGCTGGTGCGACAATTTCTTCGGGAAATCGGAGAGTACACAGAGGATAAAACAAATGATGGAATATAAAGGCTATCATGCAGAAATCAAATATTCGGATGAAGATAGGTTATTTGTGGGGCAAGTAGTCGGGGTGAGCGATACGCTGGCATTTCACGGTGCTTCCGTAAGCGAGTTGGAGGAAATGTTTCATCAATCGATTGACAACTATCTGGAGCTTTGCAGAGAGTTTGGGAAGACGCCCGAGAAAGAGTATAAGGGAAGATTTAATGTGCGGATTCCGGCGGCCTTGCATCGGACCGCAGTCCTTTGTGCAAAGCAGAGGGAAATGTCCTTGAATGATTTTGTGACGAGAGCTCTGGAAGAGGAGTGCGCGAAACTTACGGCAGGAGCCTAA
- a CDS encoding alanine/glycine:cation symporter family protein, which translates to MNPMVTVIESMTKFLWGDLLRIPLPGGSSIGLSLMVLLLIPAGIFYTIRTRILPLRLFPEMISVLLEKQEGKDAADPASGRLSGMQALIVSTATRVGMGNLVGVVAAISAGGAGAVFWMWVTAIIGASTAFVEATLAQLYKKKDPLYGGYWGGPAYYIHDFFAKRRVPAGERSEAEIAAQSEFRGKRNIVSILFAVSALICWGGISQVIGNSVSSAFENAFRIPPLYSTIVLVAIAAVIVLRKHATAKVLDLIVPFMAGIYFAMTVFVIVRNIGLLPSVFGRIFAEAFGLRQMVAGGFGAVLMNGVKRGLFSNEAGSGSAPCAAAAADASHPVKMGLFQAAGVFIDTLVICSCTAFLMLLAPQERLANLGGMDLLQTAMQYHFGKFGVFFIALILWLFSFSTFLGILFYAHSNIAYLFGANWGSQFGYKIFALVMLFVGGLAQYSVVWDLGDVGIGLMTIFNLIVMYPLSKDAITALRDYEKGMKDRKA; encoded by the coding sequence ATGAACCCAATGGTAACAGTCATTGAGAGTATGACAAAGTTTTTGTGGGGCGATTTGCTTCGAATTCCGCTGCCGGGAGGCAGCTCGATCGGGCTCTCGCTCATGGTGTTGTTGCTGATTCCGGCGGGCATATTCTATACGATACGGACGCGGATTTTGCCGCTCCGCCTGTTTCCGGAGATGATTTCCGTGTTGCTTGAAAAGCAGGAGGGCAAGGACGCGGCGGATCCCGCGAGCGGAAGGCTCTCGGGCATGCAGGCGCTCATCGTCTCGACCGCGACGCGCGTTGGCATGGGCAACCTGGTCGGCGTGGTCGCGGCCATCTCGGCGGGTGGCGCCGGTGCGGTCTTTTGGATGTGGGTCACTGCGATCATCGGCGCTTCGACGGCCTTTGTCGAGGCGACACTCGCGCAGCTCTACAAGAAAAAAGATCCGCTCTACGGCGGTTACTGGGGCGGCCCGGCTTACTATATTCATGACTTCTTTGCAAAGCGGCGCGTCCCGGCGGGAGAGCGCTCGGAGGCGGAGATCGCGGCGCAGAGCGAATTCCGCGGTAAGCGCAATATCGTGTCGATTCTCTTTGCGGTCTCTGCGCTGATTTGCTGGGGCGGTATCAGCCAGGTAATCGGCAACTCGGTTTCCTCGGCCTTTGAGAATGCCTTTCGCATTCCGCCGCTCTACTCGACCATTGTGTTGGTCGCAATCGCGGCAGTGATTGTTCTGAGAAAGCATGCAACGGCAAAGGTGCTGGATTTGATTGTGCCCTTCATGGCGGGCATCTATTTTGCAATGACAGTCTTTGTGATTGTGCGAAACATAGGGCTTCTGCCCTCGGTTTTTGGGCGCATCTTCGCCGAGGCCTTCGGCCTTCGCCAGATGGTTGCGGGCGGTTTCGGCGCGGTGCTGATGAACGGTGTGAAGCGCGGTCTCTTCTCGAATGAGGCGGGCAGCGGCTCCGCACCCTGCGCGGCTGCTGCGGCGGATGCAAGTCATCCGGTCAAGATGGGGCTTTTTCAGGCGGCGGGCGTCTTTATTGACACCCTGGTCATTTGCTCCTGCACGGCCTTCCTCATGCTGCTGGCACCTCAGGAAAGACTTGCAAATCTCGGCGGCATGGATTTGCTCCAGACCGCGATGCAGTACCACTTCGGCAAGTTTGGTGTCTTCTTTATTGCGTTGATTCTCTGGCTCTTCAGTTTCTCGACCTTCCTCGGGATACTCTTTTACGCGCACAGCAACATTGCCTACCTCTTCGGCGCGAACTGGGGCTCGCAGTTCGGCTATAAGATTTTTGCCCTCGTCATGCTCTTTGTGGGAGGTCTCGCGCAGTACTCGGTGGTATGGGATCTCGGCGATGTGGGCATAGGCCTCATGACCATCTTTAACCTGATTGTCATGTACCCGCTCAGCAAGGATGCAATCACCGCGCTTCGCGACTACGAGAAGGGCATGAAAGATCGGAAAGCTTGA
- a CDS encoding phosphotransferase, whose amino-acid sequence MTDKLALLLRELSNEPGLTQRALASRVRTSLGSVNALLSEAKSAGLLNEDATLTPAGQKYLEPFRVDGAVILAAGFGSRFVPLTYERPKGLLKVNGERMIERQIRQLREVGITDITLVVGYLKEAFEYLIDLYGVKLLYNPDFSTMNNISSVYHAASLFEGRNMYLLSSDNWMQENLFHTYEPGSWYAAVHVSGETREWVLHYNKKEVITGVEVGGRDADVMYGPVYLSREFSAALLPALKEAYRTPGKEQYYWENVYLDLLAAKKAPPLSVNLQPDGVIYEFENLEELRAFDVSYRDHSDSKAMALISEVFQVPESEITGIECLKAGMTNRSFLFRVKGRAYICRIPGEGTEKLIDRRAEGESYRAIAPLGLAEELIYFNPENGYKISVYYEDARSADPDSEADLRASMAVLKKLHSAPCRVSQRFDLGERIAFYESLCLEKGEIPFLDYAEVREKMNRLLSWIHGLHRPETLSHIDPVYANFLFTGEGIRLIDWEYAGMADPLIDFAMATIYAEKDFAYAKRLLDYYGDTDVPRERAEQLVIAYMALGGFLWALWAVYKEALGVSFGTYPLTQYRYAKEGYAHLAKTVKEL is encoded by the coding sequence ATGACCGATAAACTTGCCCTGCTCCTTCGGGAGCTCTCAAACGAACCCGGCCTCACCCAGCGCGCCCTCGCTTCCCGCGTGCGCACTTCGCTCGGCAGTGTAAACGCTCTGCTTTCGGAGGCGAAGAGCGCCGGTCTCCTCAACGAAGACGCCACGCTGACCCCAGCCGGACAGAAGTATCTCGAACCCTTTCGGGTGGACGGTGCCGTGATTTTAGCGGCCGGTTTCGGCTCGCGCTTCGTTCCGCTCACCTACGAACGCCCGAAGGGTCTCCTCAAGGTAAACGGTGAGCGCATGATAGAGCGCCAGATTCGGCAGCTCCGTGAAGTCGGCATCACCGACATCACCCTCGTGGTCGGCTATTTAAAAGAAGCCTTCGAGTATCTGATCGATCTATACGGCGTGAAGCTCCTCTATAACCCCGATTTTTCGACCATGAACAATATTTCCTCGGTCTATCATGCTGCCTCCCTCTTTGAGGGGCGCAACATGTACCTCCTCTCCTCCGACAACTGGATGCAGGAAAATCTGTTTCACACTTACGAGCCGGGCAGCTGGTATGCCGCGGTTCACGTGAGCGGTGAGACCCGGGAGTGGGTGCTTCACTATAATAAGAAAGAAGTGATTACCGGGGTCGAGGTCGGCGGTCGCGATGCGGATGTCATGTACGGCCCGGTTTATCTGTCCCGCGAATTCAGCGCTGCGCTGCTCCCGGCGCTGAAAGAGGCCTATCGCACGCCCGGAAAAGAGCAGTACTACTGGGAGAATGTCTATCTTGATTTGCTCGCCGCAAAGAAGGCACCGCCGCTCAGCGTGAATTTGCAGCCGGACGGCGTCATCTACGAGTTTGAAAATTTGGAAGAGCTCCGCGCCTTCGATGTCTCCTACCGCGACCATTCGGACAGCAAGGCCATGGCCCTGATCTCCGAAGTGTTTCAGGTTCCCGAATCCGAGATTACCGGCATCGAGTGCCTAAAAGCCGGCATGACCAACCGTTCCTTCTTATTCCGGGTCAAGGGCAGGGCCTACATCTGCCGCATTCCGGGCGAGGGCACCGAAAAGCTGATCGATCGCCGCGCGGAGGGCGAGAGTTACCGCGCCATTGCGCCGCTCGGCCTCGCAGAGGAACTCATTTACTTCAACCCGGAGAACGGCTATAAAATTTCGGTCTACTACGAAGACGCACGGAGCGCGGACCCGGATTCCGAAGCAGATCTCCGCGCCTCAATGGCTGTCTTAAAAAAGCTGCATTCCGCGCCCTGCCGCGTATCTCAGCGCTTTGACCTCGGTGAGCGCATTGCGTTTTACGAGTCCCTCTGCCTGGAAAAGGGAGAGATTCCCTTCCTCGATTATGCGGAGGTCCGCGAAAAAATGAACCGCCTGCTCAGCTGGATTCACGGCTTACATCGCCCCGAGACCCTCTCGCACATCGATCCTGTCTATGCAAACTTTCTTTTTACCGGAGAGGGCATACGGCTCATCGACTGGGAATATGCCGGCATGGCGGATCCGCTGATTGACTTCGCGATGGCAACCATCTACGCAGAAAAGGACTTTGCCTATGCAAAACGCCTGCTTGACTACTACGGCGACACCGATGTGCCGCGGGAGCGGGCAGAGCAGCTTGTAATCGCCTATATGGCGCTCGGCGGTTTTCTCTGGGCACTCTGGGCGGTCTACAAAGAGGCCCTCGGCGTATCTTTCGGCACCTATCCGCTCACGCAGTACCGCTACGCAAAGGAGGGCTACGCCCATCTTGCGAAAACCGTCAAAGAACTGTAA
- a CDS encoding cell wall-binding protein, giving the protein MKRKYLAAAALLAALALTPAMNSFAASGWTSENGNWVYYDNSGNRHKGWIQTKDGYYYMDPSSGVMLKGFQKIDGKWYYFSSDGLMQTGWIKDEGKWYYCLEDGVLVQENWLKVGDNYFFMRGTGELAVGWRNMNNSWYYFKADGRCAFKWMKIGNDWFWMGTDGKMKTGWQQIDGIYYYFGQDGKMKSGWLSDGTNRYYMDPESGKMVHNWKQINNAWMFFDANGHMMTGWIHVNDHYYYLGTDGKMVSNTTLTLNGVSYTFDGNGAYTGNESVPATEVSIYKEPKQEAETASASTGGKKGLPSDKTTGPGVKKN; this is encoded by the coding sequence ATGAAACGCAAATATCTCGCTGCCGCAGCACTCCTTGCGGCGCTTGCGCTCACCCCGGCAATGAACAGTTTTGCCGCGAGCGGTTGGACATCCGAAAACGGCAACTGGGTCTACTACGACAACAGCGGCAACCGCCACAAGGGCTGGATTCAGACCAAGGACGGCTACTACTACATGGATCCTTCGAGCGGTGTTATGCTCAAGGGCTTCCAGAAAATCGACGGCAAGTGGTACTACTTCAGCAGCGACGGCCTCATGCAGACCGGTTGGATCAAGGACGAGGGCAAGTGGTACTACTGCCTCGAGGACGGTGTTCTGGTGCAGGAAAACTGGCTCAAGGTCGGTGACAACTACTTCTTTATGCGCGGCACCGGTGAACTTGCGGTGGGCTGGCGCAACATGAACAACAGTTGGTACTACTTCAAGGCAGACGGGCGCTGCGCGTTCAAGTGGATGAAGATCGGCAACGACTGGTTCTGGATGGGCACGGACGGCAAAATGAAGACCGGCTGGCAGCAGATTGACGGCATCTACTACTACTTCGGTCAGGACGGCAAGATGAAGTCCGGCTGGCTCTCCGACGGCACCAACCGCTACTACATGGATCCGGAGAGCGGCAAGATGGTCCACAACTGGAAGCAGATTAACAACGCGTGGATGTTCTTTGACGCAAACGGCCACATGATGACCGGTTGGATTCACGTGAACGATCACTACTACTACCTCGGCACAGACGGCAAGATGGTCAGCAATACGACCCTTACGCTGAACGGCGTGAGCTATACCTTCGACGGCAACGGCGCTTACACCGGAAACGAGAGCGTTCCGGCAACCGAAGTGAGCATCTACAAGGAGCCGAAGCAGGAGGCAGAGACCGCAAGCGCGAGTACCGGCGGCAAAAAAGGCCTTCCGAGCGACAAGACCACAGGCCCCGGCGTAAAGAAGAATTGA
- the tuf gene encoding elongation factor Tu, producing MAKAKFDRTKPHCNIGTIGHVDHGKTTLTAAITKVLATRLPSDTNKIIAFENIDKAPEERERGITINTSHVEYETNARHYAHVDCPGHADYVKNMITGAAQMDGAILVVAATDGVMAQTREHILLARQVNVPYIVVFMNKCDMVDDEELLDLVEMEIRELLNDYDFPGDDVPIIRGSALKALEDPNGPWGDKIMDLMAAVDEAIPEPEHENDKPFLMPVEDVFTITGRGTVATGRVERGTLKLNDEVELIGIKEDSRKTVVTGIEMFRKLLDYAEAGDNVGLLLRGVNREDILRGQVLAKPGSVTCHTKFTAQVYVLTKDEGGRHTPFFNNYRPQFYFRTTDVTGVCVLPEGTEMCMPGDNVEMTVELIHPIAMEQGLRFAIREGGRTVGSGRVVKIIE from the coding sequence ATGGCAAAGGCTAAATTTGACAGAACTAAGCCCCACTGCAACATCGGCACCATCGGCCACGTCGACCACGGCAAGACCACTCTGACTGCGGCAATCACGAAGGTTCTCGCAACCAGACTGCCCTCCGACACCAACAAGATCATCGCTTTCGAGAACATCGATAAGGCTCCGGAGGAGAGAGAGCGTGGAATCACGATCAACACCTCCCACGTCGAGTACGAGACCAACGCGCGTCACTACGCTCACGTTGACTGCCCCGGCCACGCTGACTATGTCAAGAACATGATCACCGGTGCTGCACAGATGGACGGCGCTATCCTTGTCGTCGCTGCAACCGACGGTGTTATGGCACAGACCCGCGAGCACATCCTGCTTGCACGTCAGGTTAACGTTCCGTACATCGTTGTCTTCATGAACAAGTGCGACATGGTCGACGATGAGGAGCTTCTTGACCTCGTCGAGATGGAGATCAGAGAGCTCCTGAACGACTATGACTTCCCGGGCGATGATGTCCCGATCATCCGCGGTTCCGCTCTCAAGGCTCTTGAGGATCCGAACGGCCCGTGGGGCGACAAGATCATGGACCTCATGGCAGCAGTCGATGAGGCAATTCCGGAGCCGGAGCACGAGAACGACAAGCCGTTCCTGATGCCGGTCGAGGACGTCTTCACGATCACCGGTCGTGGTACCGTTGCTACCGGTCGTGTGGAGAGAGGTACGCTGAAGCTCAACGACGAAGTCGAGCTCATCGGTATCAAGGAGGACAGCAGAAAGACTGTCGTTACCGGTATCGAGATGTTCAGAAAGCTTCTTGACTACGCTGAGGCAGGCGACAACGTCGGTCTTCTTCTCCGCGGTGTCAACAGAGAGGACATCCTTCGCGGACAGGTCCTTGCGAAGCCGGGCTCCGTTACCTGCCACACCAAGTTCACGGCTCAGGTTTACGTCCTGACCAAGGACGAGGGTGGTCGTCACACCCCGTTCTTCAACAACTATCGTCCGCAGTTCTACTTCAGAACCACCGACGTTACCGGCGTTTGCGTTCTTCCGGAAGGCACCGAGATGTGCATGCCGGGCGACAACGTTGAGATGACGGTTGAGCTGATTCACCCGATCGCTATGGAGCAGGGTCTCCGCTTCGCTATCCGCGAGGGCGGCAGAACCGTCGGTTCCGGCAGAGTCGTTAAGATCATCGAGTAA